The window TCCAATACTTCCGGCAATCATACAAACAATACCCGTTGGTACTTTCCATTTTTTGTTTTCATTATTTTTCAATAAGCCTTTACTATTCAGGCGATCAATGATTTTTTTCCAACCTGGTCCACCTGGGTTTACTTTATTTAAAAAGTTAGCTAATTGTTTATCCGTTGTTTTCGGGCTGAAATAGGTGGTTAAGATCCAACTGATTGAAGTAATGCCCACACCTATAATCAATTTTTGCCAAGACAATAGTTCAGAAAAACCTAATTCGGTGTGAATAAAGCTAAAGTAGACTGCAACAAGAAAGCTTACAATCATTGCAACGATCTCACTGATTGCATTAACTCTCCACCAAAACCATCTTAAAATATAAATAAGCCCAGTTCCCGCGCCAATTTGTAAAAGGATCTCAAAAGTTTGAAGTGCGTTTTCTAACACTAAGGCAATCAACATGCTAAATATCATCAGCACTAGGGTTAATATTCTACCTAAAGACACTTGTTTTTTTTCTGAAGCATCAGGATTAATAAACCTTTTGTACACATCATTAACTAAATAAGAAGAGCCCCAATTCAAATGTGTTGAAATGGTACTCATATAGGCGGCAACCAAAGAAGTGACTACTAATCCTAATAATCCTGCAGGAATAAAGGTCAACATAGCGGGATAGCCCATATCATGAGTGGCCACCCCTGAATTAACCGCAGGGAATGCTTTTGAAAAGCTATCCAGCTCTGGGAAAACAATAATAGAACATAATGCCACTATAATCCACGGCCAAGGTCTTATAGCATAATGGGCAAAATTGAAAAATAAAACAGCTTTTATAGAATGATCAGCATTTTTGGCTGCAAACATTCTTTGGGCAATGTATCCCCCACCACCAGGTTCAGCACCCGGATACCAAGTGCTCCACCATTGAACTAAGAGTGGTATGATCAATAGCATTACCCACATTTCAGGATTTGAAAAAGAAGGAAAGAAGGATAATTTATCCACTACATTTTCATGAGTTAATAAATTTTCTAAACCATTTACTTTCGGATGATTTAAAGCAACTACTGCTGCTATTATGGCTCCTCCTAGTGATAAAAAGAATTGTAGAAAATCGGTAAGTACAACTCCTCGTAATCCCCCTAAGCTACTGTATATTACAGTGATTATCCCTGCAATAAGCACAGTTTCAACAGGGCTTAAACCTAATAGAACACCGCCTATTTTAATGGCAGCTAAACTTACTGAAGCCATTATCATGACATTGAAAAGTAATCCTAAATAGATGGCTCTAAAACCTCTTAGGAATTTTGCTGCTTTTCCTGAATATCTTAATTCATAAAATTCTACGTCAGTTAATACTCCTGATTTTTTCCATAATCCCGCATAAACGAATACGGTTAGCATGCCAGTTAAAAGGAATGCCCACCAAGCCCAGTTGCCTGAAACTCCATTTTGTCTTACGATATCGGTTACAAGATTTGGGGTATCAGTAGAAAAAGTAGTGGCTACCATAGATACTCCTAAAAGCCACCAGGGCATTTTTCCACCTGCAGCAAAAAATTCAGATGCATTTTTATTTTTTCTGGAAGTCCAGAAGCCGATCAGTAGTGAAATGGCTAAAAAACCAAATAGGATAACCCAATCTATGGTATTTAATATCATGATGATTTAAAATTTGCATGAAGATAGAAATTTTGATATTTCTTTTGATAATCCTCTAAATCAAATTTTAATTATTATCCTTTTCCCTTGTTTCAACTTTAATTTTGCTTTCCAGCGTTTTATGAACTGGGCATTTATTGGCTATTTCAATCAATCGTTTTTTCTGCTCATCATCCAAATCTCCATTTATTTCAATAGTTCTATCAAAAAAAGTAATTTTACTATCTGAAGACTCGCAATCCTTACTGTCCTTATCATATCTTTGATCATGATCAACATGGACTAGGATTTCATCCACCTCCCAATTTTTTCTATTGGCATACATTCTTAATGTTATAGCAGTACAAGCTGCAAGCGCTGAAGTTAATAAGCCATAAGGAGATGTTCCAAAATTGTTTCCTCCCACTTTTTCAGGTTCATCAGCAACTAAATGATGACCTTCAGCAATTATCTGAGTAGTATAGATTTGATCTTTTCCTCCTATAAAAGCTACAGTTTGAGAATCAGTGGAAATTTTGGCTTGCTTATTAAATTGTACATATCGTTTTGCCCAACTTGCAATTACTTCTCCACTGTAAATAGAATCTTCTTTTTTACTTAACAAATGATCGGCCTGATCTAAAGAAATAAAACTTTTAGGGTGATGAGCTCTTTCATAAATTGCTGCCGCATTAGAAATGTCAACGGTTTCATCTTGAGGAGAATGTAAAATCAAAATTGATTTTCTTAATTCTTCAATTTTGCTAAGGTTATCTTTGCTTTGAAGATCATCCAAAAATTGCTTTTTAATTTTAAATGATCTTCCGCCAATATTTACTTTTGCCCCACCACTTTCTATTATTTCCTCTTTCTTATTTTCAATTAAATGAAGAACATGATCAGCCTGAGCTGGTGCACCTATAGTGGCTATTGCCTTAACACTATCTATTTTAGCGGCTGCAATTAACACTGCTGCACCTCCTAAGGAATGCCCAACCAACATTGTTGGAGAGGAGTATTCTTTTTCTAGGTATTCAGATGCTAAAACAATATCTTCTATGTTAGAAGAAAAGTTAGTGTCTGCAAAATCACCGTCACTTTGTCCTAAACCTGTAAAATCAAAACTTAAAACGGCAAATCCTTTTTTTGTTAAACCTAATATGATATTGCGTACAGCATTAAGGTTTTTATTGCAAGTAAAGCAATGTGCAAATACAATATAATTATGGGGGAAATCATCTGCAGGGAAATGTATTTCAGCTGATAATTCAGTATTCTGACTCCCTTTAAAAGTAATTTTTTCTCTTTTCATTGTGCTTTGATTTGCTATAAATTTTAATTTAAAAAATCTAATCTATATTTAAAGGTGATTTTGAGCATTTGAAAAATTTTATAAAAATTTTACTTTAAAAAGTATTGAATAATTACATTAGAGCTTAAAAAAATGTGATTTTTCAAAAGTATTGTTAACTTAGTTGTGCTTAATGAGCAAAAGAATAATCAAGCTATAGTGTGAACGAACTGCTAAAACTTGATTTATAACATATTAGAAACAACATAATTAAAAGATTAAAACTCAAACCATGTTAAAAGAACAGCTAAAAATCTTAATTAAATTAGCCACAATTGATAATGAATTGGCTGACAAAGAAGCTAACTTGATAGAAAAAGTTGGTAAGGCTAATGGGGTTACAGAGGATGAAATATATCAAATGATAAAAAACCCTGAGCCTATTAAAAACTTAGATACTTTATCTGAAGATCAGAGATTTGAATATCTATATAACATCATTCAATTGATGAAAATAGATGGTAAAGTTTATAAGAGTGAGATTGTGTTTTGTCAGCAGATAGCTGAAAAATTAGGATATAAAAAGAAAGCTGTAGCTGAGTTATCGAAAAGTATTTACAGTGATCCTAGCATCACTAGTGATAGAGAAGAACTAAAATCTCGATTGAGAAAATATACAGTAAGATAATTGC is drawn from Marivirga arenosa and contains these coding sequences:
- a CDS encoding sodium:solute symporter family protein, with amino-acid sequence MILNTIDWVILFGFLAISLLIGFWTSRKNKNASEFFAAGGKMPWWLLGVSMVATTFSTDTPNLVTDIVRQNGVSGNWAWWAFLLTGMLTVFVYAGLWKKSGVLTDVEFYELRYSGKAAKFLRGFRAIYLGLLFNVMIMASVSLAAIKIGGVLLGLSPVETVLIAGIITVIYSSLGGLRGVVLTDFLQFFLSLGGAIIAAVVALNHPKVNGLENLLTHENVVDKLSFFPSFSNPEMWVMLLIIPLLVQWWSTWYPGAEPGGGGYIAQRMFAAKNADHSIKAVLFFNFAHYAIRPWPWIIVALCSIIVFPELDSFSKAFPAVNSGVATHDMGYPAMLTFIPAGLLGLVVTSLVAAYMSTISTHLNWGSSYLVNDVYKRFINPDASEKKQVSLGRILTLVLMIFSMLIALVLENALQTFEILLQIGAGTGLIYILRWFWWRVNAISEIVAMIVSFLVAVYFSFIHTELGFSELLSWQKLIIGVGITSISWILTTYFSPKTTDKQLANFLNKVNPGGPGWKKIIDRLNSKGLLKNNENKKWKVPTGIVCMIAGSIGIYSLLFSTGLFIYGEILNAIALLLVSIVCTVVIFKFYPKIIAAD
- a CDS encoding bifunctional alpha/beta hydrolase/OsmC family protein, which encodes MKREKITFKGSQNTELSAEIHFPADDFPHNYIVFAHCFTCNKNLNAVRNIILGLTKKGFAVLSFDFTGLGQSDGDFADTNFSSNIEDIVLASEYLEKEYSSPTMLVGHSLGGAAVLIAAAKIDSVKAIATIGAPAQADHVLHLIENKKEEIIESGGAKVNIGGRSFKIKKQFLDDLQSKDNLSKIEELRKSILILHSPQDETVDISNAAAIYERAHHPKSFISLDQADHLLSKKEDSIYSGEVIASWAKRYVQFNKQAKISTDSQTVAFIGGKDQIYTTQIIAEGHHLVADEPEKVGGNNFGTSPYGLLTSALAACTAITLRMYANRKNWEVDEILVHVDHDQRYDKDSKDCESSDSKITFFDRTIEINGDLDDEQKKRLIEIANKCPVHKTLESKIKVETREKDNN
- a CDS encoding TerB family tellurite resistance protein, with amino-acid sequence MLKEQLKILIKLATIDNELADKEANLIEKVGKANGVTEDEIYQMIKNPEPIKNLDTLSEDQRFEYLYNIIQLMKIDGKVYKSEIVFCQQIAEKLGYKKKAVAELSKSIYSDPSITSDREELKSRLRKYTVR